The Epinephelus lanceolatus isolate andai-2023 chromosome 13, ASM4190304v1, whole genome shotgun sequence genomic interval ATACTCTTGTTGTGATCCCCCCCGGCAGATGGCGATATTAAATACGATGATTTTCAGAGTATGTAAAATTTTTTCATtgtgtcaaataaaataaaaaaagcatgttggccgattctgatgccgtgctgatattattgtgcataATAAGTACAACTTCATAAAATCAAGGGATTTAGTTTTTCTTCACCAGAATTTTTTTCCTGACAGTATAATGAAGGCTGTGAATCAGCTTTAGACCATCATACAGTGAGATATGAGGtaaaaaattacaacaaaaaattaataaaataatttttattaataaaatatttatattgtttataaaaaaattatttaaaaattaaataaataaagtaaaaataattttaaaaaataaaataaaaaataacaaaaatacatttaaaaaaaattaaatgttaatttaattttaacaaagtAAACTTTGATAACACTGATTTAACGGCAGTGTTTTAAGTGAAGTACAGATTTTAACCTATCTTGTCTGTGTCAGGGAGGTTGATGAAGCTGAAAACTTAAATTAAGTCTGGTGTACTGTTTGtaacatgttttaaattttCAGAATATTTTGGTGGCTTGTCAAACATTTCTTAGAGAGTGTGGGGGATCTGAGAAGGTTTGGACTCATGACCGCACTATTTTACCTACTGATCCTCATTCATTTTTGATTGTAATGTTCATCTCTAAAGAACTATGGTCAAAATTTGTTATTTTAAGAGGTGCTCTTTAGATGTCTGTTTCTAAAAAACATATTCCACACACTGTGTTTCATACAGATTAAAGAAAACAATGCCACCCACCTGCAGACTGGCGCTCCTCATCTCCAGGCATGTTGCAATCTTTCCTAaagttttctaaaaaaaaaaaaaaaaaaaaaaaagaagaaacccACTTGTTAGATAATGTAGAATCCCTAACTCGTCTGTGCAGAGGTTACAGAGACACTTAATGATTACCTTCTGCTCCTCTGTGAAGTCTGATGAGTTTGTAGACTGGACCTCTTTCTGCAGCTGCCTCGCCAAACTAGAGAACACAGAGGTGAGTTAATGCTTTGCAGCAAACTTCTTGTAGTGTAAGATGACTTCATCGTGTATACCTGCGCCCCCTTCTGGTCACAAACAGAAGAAGTCATGatttatatttcatattattaATGCAATTTCATACAAAACAATAATTAGCAGACAGAGCAGATCACATCAgtaaaaaatgtgcagacaagATCTTGTGTGTGAGCAGGAAACATTACTCAGTGAGCAGATGAAAACCCACCCATAACAATAAGAGGGTGTGGCTGACTATTTCTCAATACTCTGAGGGAATATTGGCCCCATTTCTGCACTGcatgacacaaaatgaaacacactgcacacagcTCTGGATGCTTTCTCCATGACAGGACTCTCCCTGCACTCAGACTGCTGCCTGAATGAGTCTGGAGTGCaacatcctcacacacacacacacacacacacacacacacacacacacaagcgactgtgctgctgcctctgcaACTGCCACATCACGTCATGGATGGGTAGGGTTTGTTTACTGCTGTGAGGAGCTGACTGACAGCTCACAGGCTCCAACTTCTTGTGAACCACCGTGCAGCCACTGTCTCCTACATGCCGTTATCTCCCTGCACATTCAAGGATTCAAACAGAAGCAGAAGCATGGATGAAGCAGCTGTGTGACAGGCAGGACACACATGTTGAATGCAACTTACATTTGGTACTCATCTATAGCCTCCACTAATTGTCCCCACGAGTCAAAGTCTGTGCCTTTCCTAAAACTGGCGTGCCATTTCTGAATAGTCTTGTTGACATCAGACATGTTGGCAGGGCGGGTACTCGCGGCGCTCTCAGGGCAGCATAGCCGGGGAGGAGGCTCATCTACGGGGCTTCAGCGGCACCAAGCAGCGGCGGCGTCGTCAGCCCGGTTCTCTGCTGTCCGGAGCCGCACGGATACACCACTGACACCCCGACCAAGCCCTTTCTGCCTGCTCACCCTAATATCGCATCCGCAGCAGAGAGGAAGTCCCGCCCGGAGCTCGGGGTGCGCGCGTTTTGGGACGCGGGGTCGCTCGAGTGGACGGCAACAGGATGTGGACGTGTTGGTGGTCGCGAGACACTGCTGCaggaaatcatttttttaaaggcgcaatttttttttttttttatcaccgtgtaaatcaaaataaatgagtaaattaaattttgtttttgttttaaataaaaaattaaattaaaaatattttttgttgtaaaataCAGAATCTGCTTCTAAAATATAATAAGTAGAAAAAGTATAGGCTAATGGGACTACATACAAGTATTAGTAGTGCTCAAATGTACTTCCACCATTTCCATTAATTCCTCCACTGTGTAatttattttagaaaatatacatgtatttatttattgataaaagtattagaaaacaaaacaaaaaaatatttccgTAATTAACTCTCTAATTAACtacaattaaatattttttggcattttttaaaaaaaaaagttttatttgtttgtagattattattattattattattattattattattattattattattattatgaataataataatagattattattatgaataataataataacaataataataataataatatcagtaATAATATCAATAATTTTATTAACATTGTTAACCCTTTTTGTTTAcagattatcattattattattattattattattattattattattagcaatgataagaataataataagagTAGGAAAGAAAACCtgctaacaaacaaaaaataaataaaaaatgccaaaaaaaacaacatttgatAGTATTTAATTACAgaaatattttttgtaatattgtAATCTAATTCATTtttcaacaaagaaaaagagtataaaaataataataagaaaaacaagaataatatattttatttggaGAGTGCTTTTTATGGTACTCAGACactttaaaaaagttaaaaaggatcataaaaatataatacacCAAAATATATAGCACACAACATTattcacacataaaaagcaattttgaaaatgtgagaaaattaaagaaaaagaaaactatttGTTATTAAATATCTGTATACATGTAGAAGTCTTTTTTGTAagtttataataatataaataacataaataatttatgGTTTATACATGAAATTTGAATATACACTTTGCCCAGTTTTTGTGACTAGctggttaccatggtgattttaTGACAAGAAAATTAATTAACACttgacaaaactttatttttaatgttttcttgtCATACAAGATGGCATGATTGCAATGGGGCTGAGGAACAGTGTAATTTTcctatttttttaaaccaaaagttAAGACTCAGTGGCTTAATGTTGctaatttcaatatttttttttaaataatattaatactGATGTGCACCGAGTGAGTGATTGGTTCAACTCAACtgacgcttttattttgaaaacaaaccGAACGTCTTCCGGTTTCGTCGTGTCACTCTCCATCTTGACACCGTAGTGCAACGTTAGCTATGGAGCAACAACACAGTTAgagctgtgtttttatgtcacaTTAGCcactgacagaatgagctaaaAATGGACACGTTGACGACAGACTCGTCTGCGgccgaggaggaggatgaatgTTCAGACTCAGAGGTTTTATGTTTGATGAGAGTCGGGAGAAATTCAGACTGGCTCCGCTTGTACGAAAACACTGAGGTGcagaatgctaatgctaactagcttgctaCACTTGCCACATATTAACACCAAAACTTGCTCAAGTTCACGGTAGATTCAGATTTCTCACATTAAATATATTCCTTATTCTTTGTTacatgtttattgttgttttatatgttgttatataaatgttttaatgagcTAAAGGCTGCACAGTGGAAAGCTAACTGACTGTTGGACATGTTTGTTTTGGCTGTGCAGATCACTGTAGGACGTGGAGTGGATGTAACCCAccagctgttgtctccaacATGTCCTCTGATGATCTCCAGACTGCACTGTATTTTCAAACAAAGGGAAGATGGCCAGTGGACGGTGACAGACAGGAAGGTAGTGTAACAATCTCTATTATAATGTACATTTTTGTGATATttctatacaaataaataagtaTTCTCTGGTAAGAAACCCATAAAAGACTTAAAACCtgaacacataaaacaataaagagACTTGATAAAGCATGATAAAGGACCTCGCTCTTGTAAATGTTGTCTTATATGATGTCATAGACAGAAGCTTGAGATATTGCAAACCAGCAACATCAGCATGTGTGGAGAATACTGTTGCTGCACAAGCTTAGATTAAAAGAACACAGCATACACAGGCAAAATTTTCCTCATAAGAATCTGTACGTGTAAACCACAACATTAAGACCACTGACAGAGGAAGTGAATTACATCATCTGCTCGTAatacaatgttctgctgggaaaccccTGGGTCCTGCCATTCATATGGATGCCACTTGGCAcgcaccacccacccaaacaccattgCAGGCCAAGTACACCCTCTCATGACAATGGCACTTCTCAATGTTAGTGTTCCCCctagcaggacaatgcaccatgccacactgtaaaaattgCTCAGGAAAGGCTCAagaaacatgacaaagagctcaaggcgtcaacctggcctccaaattccccacaTCCCAATCAGATTTAGCATCTGTGGGATGAGACGCTACCCCAGATTTCACAGGTTCATACCTAAACAGGTTGGAGGCCCCACTGTGGATCAGttttggctctgacctgttgaggcatggacacaggatctctgtgggtgtcctgtggtgtttgGCACCAGGGCGTTGGCAACAGATCCTTTGAGTCCCGTTGGTTGCGAGGTGGGGTACTGTCAGGTCCCACGGATGATTGATCAgatttggatctggggaatttagaAGTCAAGTCAGTGCCTTGTGCTCCCATCATACATTTGTACTCTGATTgaacagagatctgactgtaCCTGTAATCTGAGATCAGAGATCAGATTTGGATCTGAGGAATTTAGAGGCCATCCATCCAGATACATCCATCGCAGTCTTTTTAATACCCAAAAAATGGTGCACAAAAATGGTGCACAAAGTATTCTAGGGctgtaaataacaacatttGCCATCATTGAATAATCGGTAGGTTCTTTTTTTTACTCCTTAAGCTTATAAAATAAGGTTTGTGAGGcggatctggggaatttagaTGAGCTCCCttcatacatttgtactttgattgaacagagatctgactgtaCCTATAGCCTGAGATCTCGAGAgttaattttgttgtgtgttcctAGTGCACGGGCTgaactggggggaaaaaagttttATGTGCTCTTCTCCTCTCACTAACCTTCAAAAAGCGTTAAAAGTACATGAATTGTTCTCTctgcctgattttaaagctctcataagtacaaggatgaatgaATCGGTTGGTTTTTGTCATTGTGCGTAGGTGTTCCAATATTTAGTCACACAGGATCATTGAAATAAAAGCACGGTAAAATGAATAACTGTCTGACAGTATTATTCAAagcaactttattttttttgtgaagtTAGAATACATGGATGAGCTGTTGTTTGACTGCATTAGATtttacaggtgtacctaataaagtggttaCTGAGTGTATGTTCTTGATAGCTGCAGCTGTAAAAGACAGTGTTGCTTTTTTACCCTCAGAGTCTCAACGGTGTGTGGGTGAATGGAAACCGCATACCTGCTGAAGAGGCCCATCAGCTGAGGCTGGGAGACTCCATACAGCTCGGGGTCCCTGTCATTGGAACCAAAGTGGAGTTCGACTACATCCTCGTCCAGCGGCCCCTCAAAGACATTAAACTCTACCTGACAAAGGGACACAAAGAGGGTGCTAAAGCTGCCCACGTTCCCAAGAAGTCTAAGAGGAAGTTGACGGTTGAAGAGGTTGAGCCGTCCACCTCGAAGCCCAAGCTGTACCGCTGCTCCTCTGCAGACAAGTCGTTTGCAAAGCCCTGCCCACTGTCACCGGTGAAACGCCAGCAGAGGCTCAGTCACACCCAGCCAGAGGAGACTGGATCCAGCAGACAAGTCCGGGAAGTAGACCAGCCCTCAGATGGCTCTAGTGTTCTGTGTGACATGGACAACTTGCAGATGTAAGCCCCAGTCTGTGTCCCACATTCACAGAGCCAAGCATCAGGTTTTCAAAAGATACATCCATTGCAGTTTTTTAAATACCCAAAAGGATGTTTGCTGGATCACAAAGTATTTTACAGCTGttaataaccttttttttcatcactgaACCCCTAAGTTTTACTCACTTGTGTTTTTAGGTACAGCCAGAACATCCTGATGCTGAGGGAGCAGGTGGACGACACCCAGAGGCAGGTCGCCTCGCTGGGCGGAGAGCCCCAGCAGGCAGACCCGCTCAGAGAGGAGCACGTCAGGGAGCTGCAGGGTCAGCTGGAGGCACTCAGAGCCAAAATGCACCGGATGGAGACCTTAGAGAAGTCGTTTAGTGAAACCAAGAGGCAGCTGGAGGTGAGAGGTTTGCATTGTGCATTGTGTTTagtaaagggatagttcaggaTTTTCTGAAGTAGAGTTGTTGGAGGTCCATATCCATAGttagtgtattacctacagtaaatgtcagttagcagtttggagaagcaggcgaCCACCTTCTGCTGTATGTAAATCACTGAGTATGAACTTTTTGTGCATGTAGGCGGAGAAAACGCAGCAACAAGAGGAGCTTTTAAAGAAACAGTTGGATGAGGCCTTGCATGAGGTACGTAGCATAAAACTGGAGCTTGAATTTATTGTGACACCACTAATACCAGCAACCattgttttttaatctgtcaaactgttttttttttgttttttttggttttagcAAAAG includes:
- the rnf8 gene encoding E3 ubiquitin-protein ligase rnf8 isoform X4 — protein: MDTLTTDSSAAEEEDECSDSEVLCLMRVGRNSDWLRLYENTEITVGRGVDVTHQLLSPTCPLMISRLHCIFKQREDGQWTVTDRKSLNGVWVNGNRIPAEEAHQLRLGDSIQLGVPVIGTKVEFDYILVQRPLKDIKLYLTKGHKEGAKAAHVPKKSKRKLTVEEVEPSTSKPKLYRCSSADKSFAKPCPLSPVKRQQRLSHTQPEETGSSRQVREVDQPSDGSSVLCDMDNLQMYSQNILMLREQVDDTQRQVASLGGEPQQADPLREEHVRELQGQLEALRAKMHRMETLEKSFSETKRQLEAEKTQQQEELLKKQLDEALHEQKKVIDELTLSRKGFEEVLLAKNKELEVTKEEKEKARAQKEEVVTQVTEVLENELQCIICSELFIEAVILNCAHSFCSYCIKQWRKKKDECPICRQSILSQTRCLALDNCIDSMVENLSLDMKSRRQTLITERKGERKATL
- the rnf8 gene encoding E3 ubiquitin-protein ligase rnf8 isoform X1 yields the protein MDTLTTDSSAAEEEDECSDSEVLCLMRVGRNSDWLRLYENTEITVGRGVDVTHQLLSPTCPLMISRLHCIFKQREDGQWTVTDRKSLNGVWVNGNRIPAEEAHQLRLGDSIQLGVPVIGTKVEFDYILVQRPLKDIKLYLTKGHKEGAKAAHVPKKSKRKLTVEEVEPSTSKPKLYRCSSADKSFAKPCPLSPVKRQQRLSHTQPEETGSSRQVREVDQPSDGSSVLCDMDNLQMYSQNILMLREQVDDTQRQVASLGGEPQQADPLREEHVRELQGQLEALRAKMHRMETLEKSFSETKRQLEAEKTQQQEELLKKQLDEALHEQKKVIDELTLSRKGFEEVLLAKNKELEVTKEEKEKARAQKEEVVTQVTEVLENELQCIICSELFIEAVILNCAHSFCSYCIKQWRKKKDECPICRQSILSQTRCLALDNCIDSMVENLSLDMKSRRQTLITERKEKQPCDRDVIHSAADSAQVMVIHDDDSSRSSRSSSDSDGSMVSIYSTLSSVVSVDTDSSIHLDSSPPYSGYSDESPDELEDY
- the rnf8 gene encoding E3 ubiquitin-protein ligase rnf8 isoform X2, whose protein sequence is MDTLTTDSSAAEEEDECSDSEVLCLMRVGRNSDWLRLYENTEITVGRGVDVTHQLLSPTCPLMISRLHCIFKQREDGQWTVTDRKSLNGVWVNGNRIPAEEAHQLRLGDSIQLGVPVIGTKVEFDYILVQRPLKDIKLYLTKGHKEGAKAAHVPKKSKRKLTVEEVEPSTSKPKLYRCSSADKSFAKPCPLSPVKRQQRLSHTQPEETGSSRQVREVDQPSDGSSVLCDMDNLQMYSQNILMLREQVDDTQRQVASLGGEPQQADPLREEHVRELQGQLEALRAKMHRMETLEKSFSETKRQLEAEKTQQQEELLKKQLDEALHEQKKVIDELTLSRKGFEEVLLAKNKELEVTKEEKEKARAQKEEVVTQVTEVLENELQCIICSELFIEAVILNCAHSFCSYCIKQWRKKKDECPICRQSILSQTRCLALDNCIDSMVENLSLDMKSRRQTLITERKEKQPCDRDVIHSADSAQVMVIHDDDSSRSSRSSSDSDGSMVSIYSTLSSVVSVDTDSSIHLDSSPPYSGYSDESPDELEDY
- the rnf8 gene encoding E3 ubiquitin-protein ligase rnf8 isoform X3, with the translated sequence MDTLTTDSSAAEEEDECSDSEVLCLMRVGRNSDWLRLYENTEITVGRGVDVTHQLLSPTCPLMISRLHCIFKQREDGQWTVTDRKSLNGVWVNGNRIPAEEAHQLRLGDSIQLGVPVIGTKVEFDYILVQRPLKDIKLYLTKGHKEGAKAAHVPKKSKRKLTVEEVEPSTSKPKLYRCSSADKSFAKPCPLSPVKRQQRLSHTQPEETGSSRQVREVDQPSDGSSVLCDMDNLQMYSQNILMLREQVDDTQRQVASLGGEPQQADPLREEHVRELQGQLEALRAKMHRMETLEKSFSETKRQLEAEKTQQQEELLKKQLDEALHEQKKVIDELTLSRKGFEEVLLAKNKELEVTKEEKEKARAQKEEVVTQVTEVLENELQCIICSELFIEAVILNCAHSFCSYCIKQWRKKKDECPICRQSILSQTRCLALDNCIDSMVENLSLDMKSRRQTLITERKAADSAQVMVIHDDDSSRSSRSSSDSDGSMVSIYSTLSSVVSVDTDSSIHLDSSPPYSGYSDESPDELEDY